The DNA window TGGCAGCCGGTGTCCACCAGATCGTCCGGTCCGTTGCCGCCGGCGCCCACTACTCCTCCGGCCACGAACTCCCCTTTGTCGTCGGCGTCGACGGCATCGGGGTCATCGACGGCCGTCGCGTCTACACCGGCGGATGCCCCGACCCGTTCGGCACCCTCGCCGAACGGACCGTGGTCCCCCGCGGTTTTGCGGTCCCCCTACCCGATGCGCTTCCCACCGAAGTGGCCGCGGCAATCGTGAACCCCGCCTTGTCGTCGTGGATGCCGCTGGTCAAGAGCGGTGTCCCCCAAGGCGGTACGGTCGCGGTCCTCGGCGCGACCGGAGTGTCCGGTTCGCTCGCCGTGCGCATCGCACTGCACCTCGGTGCGGGCCGGGTGATCGCGGTCGGGCGCAACGCGGACGTTCTCGACCGCCTCGCCGGCGACCCGCGGGTGACCACCGTGTCGCTGCTCGAGGACACACCCGGCGAGCGGCTCGCCGCGCTCTTCGACGACGGTATCGACGTGGTGCTCGACTACCTGTGGGGACCGGTCGCCGCAATCGCGCTCGACGCCCTGCGTGCACACGGTCTGCAGGCACGCCACCAGCGCGTCGACTACGTGCAGATCGGCACTCTCGCGGGCCGCTCGGTGGATCTCGACGCCGCCATCCTGCGGGCCCGGCCGATCTCGATCTGGGGATCGGGCGGCGGCTCGATCGATCCGGCACTGCTGTTCGCCGAACTCCCCGCCATCCTTGCCCTCGCGGCCTCCGGGGACCTACCGATCGACATCCGCACCGCCGCACTCGCCGACGTCGAGGACGCGTGGACGTCGGCTCGGCCCGGCCGGCTCGTGGTGACTCTCAGAGCGTGATCTCGGGCGGCAGTTGCTCGCCGAGTCCGGCGAAATAGTCGTCGGATCTCTGAAAAGCCAAGCCCGCCAAGCCTTTTCCGGCACTCACCGACGGTTCGATCGCCTCGATCGTGCGCTGGGCGGCCAACAACTCGTCCACCGTCGCGAAGCGCGCGACCTCGGTCAGTTGCGCCCACGTCGGTGGTAGGAGGAAATGCTTGCCCGCCGACCATGCGTCGAGCGCTCCCTGCGCGCCGGCCCACCGCGCGACCTCGGCCTCGCTGGTCGAATCGTCGGGTTCCTGTCCGGCGGGCACCGCGGCAAGGAAGAAGCGGGTGTCGTAGCGGCGTTTCTCGTTCACCGGTGTGATCCAGTGCGCGAGCGGGCGCAGCAGATCCGCGCGCAACGTCAACTGACGGGCACGCAGGAAATCCGCGAAGGAGATCGACTTGTCGACGAGCGCGTCACGATCGGCGCGCAACGACGACGGATCCGGGAAGTCCTCACCCGCCGATGCGAGCAACACCCCGCATTCCTCGAACGTCTCGCGGACCGCGGCGCACACGAGTGCCTGCGCGAGTTCGACGCTCGTGGAGAACTGGTGCGCCCACCACGACGGCTCCGGGCCGGTCCAGGCGAGATCGGCGTCGCTGTCGCGCGGGTCCACCCCACCGCCGGGGAACACGGTCATCCCGCCGGCGAAGGCCATCTGCTTCACCCGGCGCTGCAGGAACACCTCGATGCCGTCGTCGCTGTCGCGGGCGAGCACCACCGTCGCCGCGTCGCGCAGCGGTGCCGCCTGGGTGTCGGCGGACCGGGGATCGGCAGATGCCATGTTCTCAAACCTCCAGCGCGGGTCATCGGCCCCGATCACGGGACCTCCGCTCGACACTATGGCATGCGCCGGCGGTGGCTCACGGAGGTAAGCGGTCGGGGGTCAGGGTCAGCCGGCCGACCGTCGGCGATGACCGCCCGCACGCCGCTTGCGACGCGCGAAGTACCGGCCGTCCACCTTGTCCAGCGCGATCTGCTGATGGAATGCCAGCGACAGATTCTTCTCGTTGAGGACGTCGTCAAGCAGTCCTTGCTCGA is part of the Gordonia bronchialis DSM 43247 genome and encodes:
- a CDS encoding quinone oxidoreductase family protein: MKAAVVTEIGRPPHHADFREPVATDNLVEVEMLAAGVHQIVRSVAAGAHYSSGHELPFVVGVDGIGVIDGRRVYTGGCPDPFGTLAERTVVPRGFAVPLPDALPTEVAAAIVNPALSSWMPLVKSGVPQGGTVAVLGATGVSGSLAVRIALHLGAGRVIAVGRNADVLDRLAGDPRVTTVSLLEDTPGERLAALFDDGIDVVLDYLWGPVAAIALDALRAHGLQARHQRVDYVQIGTLAGRSVDLDAAILRARPISIWGSGGGSIDPALLFAELPAILALAASGDLPIDIRTAALADVEDAWTSARPGRLVVTLRA
- a CDS encoding NUDIX hydrolase, with protein sequence MASADPRSADTQAAPLRDAATVVLARDSDDGIEVFLQRRVKQMAFAGGMTVFPGGGVDPRDSDADLAWTGPEPSWWAHQFSTSVELAQALVCAAVRETFEECGVLLASAGEDFPDPSSLRADRDALVDKSISFADFLRARQLTLRADLLRPLAHWITPVNEKRRYDTRFFLAAVPAGQEPDDSTSEAEVARWAGAQGALDAWSAGKHFLLPPTWAQLTEVARFATVDELLAAQRTIEAIEPSVSAGKGLAGLAFQRSDDYFAGLGEQLPPEITL